In Pseudomonas sp. ADAK18, a single window of DNA contains:
- a CDS encoding LpxA family transferase: protein MIRLTDYIPHIADSALAPWADLAPWDLITQAPAIVRQLLAGLPAADYDIQDDIAVHRSATVETGAVLKGPLIIGAHCFIAAGAYLRGGCWVDEGCIFGPGAELKTSFVFKGSKLAHFNFVGDSVLGVGVNLEAGSIVANYRNERVDKEVLVRIDGLLQRTGCDKFGALLGDQCRVGANGVLAPGAVLKPGSAVGRGQVFDGEVQGD, encoded by the coding sequence TTGATTCGACTCACTGATTACATCCCGCATATTGCCGATTCGGCGCTGGCGCCCTGGGCCGACCTGGCTCCGTGGGACCTGATAACCCAGGCGCCCGCCATTGTCCGGCAACTGTTGGCCGGGCTGCCCGCTGCCGACTACGACATCCAGGACGATATCGCCGTCCATCGCTCAGCCACAGTGGAGACCGGCGCCGTACTCAAGGGCCCGCTGATCATTGGTGCTCACTGTTTTATTGCCGCCGGTGCGTATCTGCGGGGCGGTTGCTGGGTGGATGAAGGTTGCATCTTCGGGCCCGGTGCCGAGTTGAAAACCTCGTTTGTGTTCAAGGGCAGCAAACTGGCGCATTTCAACTTTGTCGGGGATTCGGTGCTGGGTGTTGGGGTCAATCTGGAGGCCGGCAGTATCGTCGCCAACTACCGCAACGAACGGGTGGACAAGGAGGTGCTGGTGCGCATCGACGGTCTTCTGCAGCGCACCGGGTGCGACAAGTTTGGCGCGCTATTGGGGGATCAGTGCCGGGTCGGTGCCAATGGGGTATTGGCGCCGGGCGCGGTGCTCAAACCGGGCAGTGCGGTGGGGCGTGGGCAAGTGTTTGATGGTGAAGTACAGGGCGACTGA
- a CDS encoding sodium:solute symporter family protein — MPTHSSWIVLSITGLYMLSLALISYGVRRHSRSATNYTTGGGHFPAFLIGFLMLSEFIGTAVSIGTAQTGFKVGISAAWNLFALALGFVLFAWLLARKYKELGDNTISGVLARNYGQRTRFATSIITIFALEIVAVSIYASGGAVLASVMQVDRTLAIVIVGVVSVLYVSIGGMRSVIYTNFVHAALKYLGVGLALWFGLKQVGGIGQLQAQLPDRMFDWTAIGWGQIIAWMIAGIGSIFSTQYVIQAVNTVSHAGKAQRACFYVAILMVPFGIGAALIGMCSAVLFPNVDSLQAFPTLIASMDQLTAGLVVAGLAGSLFGTISAVSMGSATLLLRDFYEPWFNPEKSDAKSLRFVRLATIAVGLLPIALALTSDKVLMIAFLGKALRASLAVLVLMVFYAPKFGTATGAFLSIVASLVATVGWFLAGNPWGIDNAYIALFTPLIIMGISHVTRRKTPAEPLVQATS, encoded by the coding sequence ATGCCCACCCACTCCTCCTGGATCGTCCTGTCCATTACCGGCCTGTACATGCTCAGCCTGGCGCTGATCAGTTATGGCGTACGCCGCCATTCGCGCAGCGCCACCAACTACACCACCGGCGGCGGACATTTCCCGGCGTTTCTGATTGGCTTTCTGATGCTCTCCGAATTCATCGGTACCGCCGTGAGCATCGGCACCGCCCAGACCGGTTTCAAGGTAGGTATCTCGGCCGCCTGGAACCTGTTCGCCCTGGCCCTGGGTTTTGTGCTCTTCGCCTGGTTGCTGGCGCGCAAATACAAAGAGTTGGGAGACAACACCATCTCTGGCGTGCTCGCACGTAACTACGGCCAACGCACCCGCTTCGCGACCTCGATCATCACCATCTTTGCCCTGGAGATCGTCGCGGTATCTATCTATGCCAGTGGCGGCGCGGTATTGGCCAGCGTGATGCAAGTAGACCGGACCCTGGCGATTGTCATTGTCGGCGTGGTCTCGGTGCTGTACGTGAGCATTGGCGGCATGCGCTCGGTGATCTACACCAACTTCGTCCATGCCGCCTTGAAGTACCTGGGCGTGGGACTGGCCCTGTGGTTCGGCCTCAAACAAGTGGGTGGCATCGGCCAGTTGCAAGCGCAGTTGCCTGACAGAATGTTCGACTGGACCGCCATCGGTTGGGGCCAGATCATCGCCTGGATGATTGCCGGCATCGGCTCGATCTTCTCTACCCAGTACGTGATCCAGGCGGTGAACACCGTCAGTCATGCAGGCAAGGCTCAGCGAGCCTGTTTTTATGTGGCGATCCTGATGGTGCCGTTCGGCATCGGTGCCGCGTTGATCGGCATGTGCAGCGCCGTGCTGTTTCCCAACGTCGACTCGCTGCAAGCCTTCCCTACGCTGATCGCCAGCATGGACCAACTGACCGCTGGGCTTGTGGTCGCAGGGCTGGCCGGCTCGCTCTTCGGCACCATCTCGGCGGTGAGCATGGGCTCCGCCACGTTGCTGTTGCGGGACTTCTACGAGCCCTGGTTCAACCCGGAAAAAAGCGATGCCAAATCCCTGCGCTTCGTGCGCCTGGCAACCATTGCTGTCGGTCTGTTACCGATTGCCTTGGCGCTGACCTCGGACAAGGTGCTGATGATCGCCTTCCTCGGCAAGGCCCTACGCGCCTCCCTCGCCGTATTGGTATTGATGGTGTTTTATGCGCCGAAATTCGGCACCGCAACGGGCGCGTTCCTCAGCATCGTCGCCTCCCTGGTGGCGACGGTGGGCTGGTTCCTCGCCGGTAATCCGTGGGGCATTGATAACGCCTACATCGCACTGTTCACGCCGCTGATCATCATGGGCATCAGCCATGTGACACGACGCAAGACGCCGGCCGAGCCACTGGTGCAAGCCACGAGCTGA
- a CDS encoding pyridoxal-phosphate dependent enzyme encodes MLPIRTPLILHPGLSTPGRRIWLKLENLQPCGSFKLRGMNTLCAYAASQGKTTVVCPSGGNAGLATAFAARGLGLQARIVVPTTTPEATRARIQRAGAEVIVHGDLWDESNQLALKLAETPDALYVPAFDHPLLWEGHSRMIDEVLEDCPHVGAIVTSVGGGGLLAGVLTGLERHGRYDCKVIACETAGAASFAAAVEAGRPVRLAKIDTVAKSLAATQVAAWPVEHIVKFAHQCVVLSDAEAMMGVARYADDLRQLVEPACGVSLAVAYLDHPAIAGVEDVVVIVCGGVSISAETVAQWQQND; translated from the coding sequence ATGCTGCCGATTCGCACCCCATTGATTCTGCACCCTGGCCTCTCCACCCCAGGCCGGCGGATCTGGCTCAAACTGGAAAACCTGCAACCCTGTGGTTCGTTCAAGCTGCGCGGGATGAACACTCTGTGTGCCTATGCGGCGAGCCAGGGCAAGACCACGGTGGTCTGCCCTTCCGGTGGCAATGCCGGACTGGCGACGGCCTTTGCGGCACGTGGCCTGGGCTTGCAGGCGCGGATCGTGGTGCCGACCACCACACCTGAAGCGACCCGGGCCCGTATTCAACGCGCCGGTGCCGAAGTGATCGTGCACGGTGACCTTTGGGATGAGTCCAATCAGCTTGCCTTGAAATTGGCTGAAACTCCGGATGCCCTGTATGTACCGGCCTTCGATCATCCGCTGCTGTGGGAAGGCCATAGCCGCATGATCGACGAGGTTCTGGAGGACTGCCCTCACGTCGGCGCCATCGTCACCTCCGTGGGCGGTGGTGGACTGCTCGCGGGTGTGCTGACGGGGCTTGAACGTCATGGGCGTTATGACTGCAAGGTGATCGCGTGTGAAACGGCAGGCGCGGCGTCGTTTGCTGCCGCTGTGGAGGCTGGGCGGCCGGTGCGGTTGGCGAAGATTGATACGGTTGCCAAGTCCCTGGCAGCGACCCAGGTTGCGGCATGGCCGGTAGAGCATATCGTCAAATTTGCCCATCAGTGCGTGGTGCTCAGTGATGCCGAGGCGATGATGGGCGTTGCGCGTTACGCCGATGATTTGCGCCAATTGGTGGAGCCGGCATGTGGAGTGTCGTTGGCGGTGGCGTATCTGGATCACCCGGCGATTGCCGGGGTTGAGGATGTGGTGGTGATTGTGTGTGGTGGGGTGAGTATCAGTGCAGAAACGGTCGCGCAGTGGCAACAAAACGACTGA
- a CDS encoding GMC family oxidoreductase: MTYDYIIAGAGAAGCILANRLSASGQYSVLLLEAGGKDSSWWFKIPVGFAKMYYNPTFNWMYYSQPQKQLADRAIYAPRGKVQGGSGSINAMIYVRGQAHDFNDWAANGNDGWGFDDVLPYFRKLESHPLGDTQYHGGSGPISITPMKGQTHAICDVFLKGCEQLGYAHSDDFNGPNFEGAGIYDVNTRNGERCSSSFAHLHPALSRPNLTLEHYALVDRVLFDDQQRATGIAVTQHGVVRTFSARKEVILCAGAVDTPKILQLSGVADQQLLAEHDIPLVKHLPAVGQNLQDHLCASYYYKANIPTLNDELSSLFGQLKLGLKYLLTRKGALAMSVNQAGGFFRGNEEQAHPNLQLYFNPLSYQIPKSNKASLKPEPYSGFLLCFNPCRPTSRGSIRIASKNPRDAALIDPNYLTTQKDIDEVVQGSRLMRKIMQAPALKGITVDEVLPGAAVESDEQMLQYFRENSGSIYHLCGSCAMGSDPQVSVVDKRLKVHGMQGLRIVDASIFPNVTSGNTHAAVLMVAEKGADLILQDAGER, encoded by the coding sequence ATGACTTACGACTACATCATCGCCGGCGCTGGCGCCGCAGGTTGCATCCTCGCCAACCGCTTGTCCGCGAGTGGGCAATATTCGGTGTTGCTGCTGGAGGCCGGCGGCAAGGACAGCTCCTGGTGGTTCAAGATCCCGGTCGGCTTCGCCAAGATGTATTACAACCCGACCTTCAACTGGATGTATTACAGCCAGCCGCAAAAACAACTGGCCGACCGCGCCATCTATGCCCCGCGCGGCAAGGTGCAGGGTGGCTCAGGCTCGATCAACGCGATGATCTACGTGCGCGGCCAGGCCCATGACTTCAACGACTGGGCCGCCAATGGCAACGACGGCTGGGGCTTTGACGATGTGCTGCCGTACTTTCGCAAACTGGAGAGTCACCCGCTGGGTGACACCCAGTACCACGGCGGCAGTGGCCCCATCAGCATCACGCCCATGAAGGGCCAGACCCACGCCATTTGCGATGTGTTTCTCAAAGGCTGCGAGCAATTGGGTTATGCCCATAGCGACGACTTCAACGGGCCGAACTTTGAAGGTGCCGGCATCTATGACGTCAACACCCGTAACGGCGAGCGTTGCTCCAGCAGTTTTGCCCATCTGCATCCAGCCTTGAGTCGGCCGAACCTGACCCTGGAGCACTACGCGCTGGTGGACCGGGTGCTGTTCGACGACCAGCAACGCGCCACCGGCATTGCGGTTACTCAGCACGGTGTGGTGCGTACCTTCAGCGCGCGCAAGGAAGTGATCCTGTGTGCCGGCGCCGTGGATACGCCGAAGATCCTGCAACTGTCAGGTGTTGCCGATCAGCAACTGCTGGCTGAACACGATATCCCGCTGGTCAAACACCTGCCGGCGGTGGGGCAGAACCTGCAGGATCACCTGTGTGCCAGTTACTACTACAAGGCCAATATCCCGACCCTGAACGACGAACTCAGTTCGTTGTTCGGCCAGTTGAAGCTGGGCCTCAAGTACCTGCTGACCCGCAAGGGGGCGTTGGCCATGAGCGTCAACCAGGCGGGCGGGTTCTTTCGCGGGAACGAAGAACAGGCGCATCCCAACCTGCAGTTGTACTTCAACCCGTTGTCGTACCAGATTCCGAAAAGCAACAAGGCCAGCCTCAAGCCCGAGCCGTATTCAGGCTTCCTGCTGTGCTTCAACCCATGCCGGCCTACCAGCCGTGGGAGCATTCGCATCGCCTCGAAAAATCCACGGGATGCAGCGTTGATCGACCCCAATTACCTGACCACTCAAAAGGACATCGATGAGGTTGTCCAGGGCAGCCGGCTGATGCGCAAGATCATGCAGGCCCCGGCACTCAAGGGCATTACCGTGGATGAAGTCTTGCCGGGGGCGGCGGTGGAAAGCGACGAGCAGATGCTGCAGTACTTCCGTGAGAACAGCGGTTCGATCTACCACCTGTGCGGGTCTTGCGCCATGGGCTCGGACCCGCAGGTGTCGGTGGTGGACAAACGCTTGAAGGTGCATGGGATGCAGGGGCTGCGGATTGTCGATGCGTCGATTTTCCCGAATGTGACCTCAGGGAATACCCATGCAGCGGTGCTGATGGTGGCGGAGAAGGGCGCGGATCTTATTTTGCAGGATGCTGGCGAGCGCTAA
- a CDS encoding mandelate racemase/muconate lactonizing enzyme family protein, which produces MKIVALETHIVAVPPPHIGGMYWLFVKLKTDCGIEGVGEIYAATFGPKAMLPIIEDVFERYLLNHDPHHIERFFRQAYSSGFTQRPDLTMMGVVSGLEMACWDIIGKAANKPVYELLGGKVNERLRSYTYLYPVNSKGEYDYDDPDLAAECAIENMNKGFTAVKFDPAGPYTAYSGHQISLEVLERCETFCRKIREAVGDKCDLLFGTHGQMVPSSAIRLAKRLEKYDPLWFEEPVPPGQEEAMAQVAAKTSIPIATGERLTTKYEFFKLLQAGGASILQMNVARCGGLLEAKKIASMAEAYYAQIAPHLYNGPIGAAASFQLATCTPNFLIQESIMTWGGFHAQVLTKPLQWEDGYIIPSTEPGLGVELNMDVVRRHSPYTGERLHLQMAPTPADVKDTSPAKG; this is translated from the coding sequence ATGAAAATCGTCGCCCTTGAAACCCATATTGTCGCCGTACCGCCACCGCACATCGGCGGCATGTACTGGCTGTTCGTCAAGCTCAAGACCGATTGCGGCATTGAAGGCGTCGGCGAGATCTACGCTGCCACCTTTGGCCCCAAGGCGATGTTGCCGATCATCGAGGACGTGTTTGAGCGCTACCTGCTTAATCATGACCCGCACCATATTGAGCGTTTCTTCCGCCAGGCCTATTCCAGTGGGTTCACCCAGCGTCCGGACCTGACGATGATGGGCGTGGTCAGCGGCCTGGAAATGGCCTGCTGGGACATCATCGGCAAGGCCGCCAACAAGCCGGTGTATGAGCTGCTCGGCGGCAAGGTCAACGAGCGCCTGCGTTCCTACACCTACCTGTACCCGGTCAACAGCAAGGGCGAGTACGACTACGACGACCCGGACTTGGCCGCCGAATGTGCCATCGAGAACATGAACAAAGGCTTCACTGCCGTGAAGTTCGACCCGGCCGGCCCCTACACCGCGTACTCCGGCCACCAGATTTCCCTCGAAGTGCTGGAGCGTTGCGAAACCTTCTGCCGCAAGATCCGCGAAGCGGTAGGGGATAAGTGCGACCTGCTGTTCGGCACCCACGGGCAGATGGTGCCATCGTCGGCGATTCGCCTGGCCAAGCGCCTGGAGAAATACGACCCGCTGTGGTTCGAAGAACCGGTGCCACCGGGCCAGGAAGAGGCCATGGCCCAGGTCGCGGCCAAGACCAGCATTCCGATTGCCACGGGCGAACGCCTGACCACCAAGTACGAATTCTTCAAGTTGCTGCAAGCGGGCGGTGCGTCGATTTTGCAGATGAACGTCGCCCGCTGCGGCGGCCTGCTGGAGGCGAAAAAAATCGCCAGCATGGCCGAGGCCTACTACGCGCAAATCGCGCCGCATCTGTACAACGGCCCAATTGGTGCCGCAGCGAGTTTCCAGTTGGCCACTTGCACGCCGAACTTCCTGATCCAGGAAAGCATCATGACCTGGGGCGGCTTCCATGCCCAAGTGCTGACCAAGCCGTTGCAATGGGAGGACGGCTACATCATCCCGTCCACCGAGCCGGGGCTGGGCGTTGAGTTGAACATGGACGTGGTGCGCCGGCATTCCCCTTACACCGGCGAACGCCTGCACCTGCAAATGGCGCCGACTCCGGCAGACGTCAAAGACACGTCGCCCGCCAAGGGCTGA
- a CDS encoding nitrate/nitrite transporter: MSKPAPAVQGFDAAPAANSDKASRYFQLMLLVLAAGAIYPILYLRQVYQTTMLDVFQINHSELGYLYSMLGTIFLLSYLPSGWLADRLPPRFLIFFSLVATGALGLWYSTVPSMTGLMIIFGCWGLTTGLTFWASVLKRVKMIAHHSEQGRFFGILDGGRGLVEALLATVALGLFAYATETRSQTAAEGFKHVVYLYSFVCIAIGCVLVLLKDPKSMAQTAAVEKGKFNLLTDLATLVKIPELWLVTAIVFCGYHMFWATYSFSDYLQGSGMTAVMAGTITTIKLWMRPIGGIGGGWLGDKFSNISVLIVALILVTLAMAGLIVFPAAGSLGLLIGTVIFIGLMTYAIRGLYWAILDSCNIPLRITGLAIGIVSVVGYLPDTFIPLINGYLTDKYPGQVGYNLYFGYIAFVGVLGTLAALTLRARINRKKINQTGA; the protein is encoded by the coding sequence ATGTCCAAGCCTGCGCCTGCTGTTCAGGGTTTCGACGCCGCGCCTGCGGCCAACAGCGACAAAGCCAGTCGCTACTTTCAGTTGATGTTGCTGGTGCTGGCCGCCGGGGCGATCTACCCGATCCTCTACCTGCGCCAGGTCTACCAGACCACCATGCTCGACGTGTTCCAGATCAACCACAGTGAATTGGGTTACCTGTACTCGATGCTGGGCACGATCTTTCTGTTGAGTTACCTGCCCAGCGGCTGGCTGGCGGACCGGCTGCCACCCCGTTTCCTGATCTTTTTCTCCCTGGTGGCTACCGGCGCGTTGGGCCTGTGGTATTCCACCGTTCCGTCGATGACCGGCCTGATGATTATCTTCGGATGTTGGGGCCTGACCACCGGCCTGACCTTCTGGGCCTCGGTGCTCAAGCGGGTGAAAATGATTGCCCACCATAGTGAGCAAGGGCGCTTTTTCGGCATCCTCGACGGCGGTCGTGGCTTGGTGGAAGCCTTGCTGGCAACCGTCGCGCTGGGGTTGTTCGCTTACGCCACCGAGACGCGTAGCCAGACGGCAGCTGAAGGCTTCAAGCACGTGGTGTACCTGTACTCGTTCGTCTGTATCGCCATCGGTTGTGTGCTGGTGCTGCTCAAGGACCCCAAGTCCATGGCGCAAACCGCAGCGGTGGAGAAGGGCAAGTTCAACCTGCTGACTGACCTGGCCACCCTGGTAAAAATCCCCGAGCTGTGGCTGGTGACCGCCATCGTGTTCTGCGGTTATCACATGTTCTGGGCCACCTACAGCTTCTCCGATTACCTGCAAGGCAGCGGCATGACCGCCGTGATGGCCGGCACCATCACCACCATCAAGCTGTGGATGCGTCCCATCGGTGGGATTGGCGGCGGATGGCTGGGGGACAAGTTTTCCAATATCTCGGTACTGATCGTCGCGCTGATTCTGGTGACCCTGGCGATGGCGGGTCTGATTGTGTTCCCGGCCGCAGGCAGCCTGGGTCTGTTGATCGGTACGGTGATCTTTATCGGCCTGATGACTTACGCCATTCGCGGCCTGTACTGGGCGATCCTTGACAGCTGCAACATCCCACTGCGCATCACCGGCCTGGCTATCGGCATCGTCTCAGTGGTGGGTTACCTGCCGGATACGTTTATCCCGCTGATCAACGGTTACCTCACGGACAAGTACCCAGGTCAGGTCGGCTACAACCTGTATTTCGGCTACATCGCTTTTGTCGGCGTGCTCGGGACCCTGGCGGCCCTTACATTGCGCGCCCGAATCAATCGTAAAAAAATCAACCAGACAGGTGCCTGA